A section of the Sphingomonas ginsenosidivorax genome encodes:
- a CDS encoding Tat pathway signal sequence domain protein: MTDSPITRRSFLSATAMAGGLAAVPAAVDAAVQPVRAQSDSDVHWLDGAPPAGHEGQSWGQPWPRGTRLAKGYRLGTEAVQTWPMAYWPDGSIKWTGHAIAADAGRATGLRVQPGAGARPAMPVAVRETADAIVVSVGTRQWRIGRRGEAIIVAASVGTRETMRNVKLVATVQDGPDLDDGEGGTPPAMTRAVGMITAATIEQRGPLRAVIKVDGHHGAGTMPFSLRLYFHAGAQSVRIVHSLIFDGDPAKVFVRGLGLTGDVPMSDAPHDRHVRFAGEKGGLWAEAVRPLTGLRRDPGKAFRDAQVAGLRTPAEAGMPANVRGELRYIPAWGDFTLRQPNSDGFTITKRTKPGHGWIDVDTAGRAPGLGYVGSPSGGVAFGMGDFWQRPPVRLDIRDAASETARFTIWYHAPDAPAMDLRFYHDEMGMTDYVRQNQGLDITYEDYEPGWGDSLGIARTTEFRLWALDATPSRDALVDMAVLVAHPPRLVATPQRIHEAGLFGIWAPDRAGGGAARATIETRSTRELDFYVGQVDQRRWYGFWNYGDVMHSYDNDRHVWRYDIGGFAWDNSELSTDLWLWYAYLRTGRGDLFRMAEAMTRHTSEVDVYHVGRFKGLGTRHGVQHWGDSSKQQRVSNAAFKRFYYYMTTDERSGDLMRALVDSDYALQTVNIGRKVSARDEGSLPPGGASAVATTTALPAGQVFVQFGTVWGSMLGAWLTEWERTRDTRWRDRIVAGMESIAALPKQWFTGGAPFDLKTGRFMGQADQVSLSHLNGVFGVFEITAELLQLLDVPAYREAWLDYCAFYNAPDAAFRAKTGSGGKGRGLRQAHSRFTAYAARERNDPALARRAWAEFTGTGDREGRDQSRAAHRVEGAAVLKPVDEITEVSTNDAAQWGVTATANLVLLAQVMDGAP, from the coding sequence ATGACCGACAGCCCGATCACCCGCCGCAGCTTCCTCTCCGCCACCGCGATGGCCGGCGGACTGGCGGCGGTCCCGGCCGCGGTCGACGCCGCCGTGCAACCGGTGCGGGCGCAGAGTGACAGCGACGTCCACTGGCTCGACGGCGCACCGCCGGCCGGTCACGAGGGACAGAGCTGGGGCCAGCCCTGGCCGCGAGGCACGCGGCTAGCGAAGGGCTATCGGCTCGGGACCGAGGCGGTGCAGACCTGGCCGATGGCCTATTGGCCGGACGGATCGATCAAGTGGACGGGCCATGCGATCGCCGCCGATGCGGGGCGCGCGACTGGCTTGCGCGTGCAGCCGGGTGCCGGCGCCAGACCGGCGATGCCGGTCGCGGTGCGAGAGACCGCGGACGCGATCGTCGTGAGCGTCGGCACGCGGCAGTGGCGGATCGGGCGGCGCGGCGAGGCGATCATCGTCGCGGCCAGCGTCGGCACGCGCGAGACGATGCGTAACGTGAAGCTGGTCGCGACGGTGCAGGACGGCCCCGACCTTGACGACGGAGAGGGCGGGACGCCGCCGGCGATGACGCGCGCGGTGGGGATGATCACGGCGGCGACGATCGAGCAGCGCGGGCCGCTGCGCGCGGTGATCAAGGTCGACGGGCATCACGGCGCGGGCACGATGCCGTTTTCGCTGCGGCTCTATTTCCACGCCGGCGCGCAGTCGGTGCGGATCGTCCACAGCCTGATCTTCGACGGGGATCCGGCAAAGGTTTTCGTGCGCGGGCTCGGCCTGACCGGCGACGTGCCGATGTCGGATGCGCCGCACGACCGCCATGTCCGCTTCGCGGGCGAAAAGGGCGGGTTGTGGGCCGAGGCGGTGCGGCCGCTGACGGGCCTGCGCCGCGATCCGGGCAAGGCGTTCCGCGACGCGCAGGTGGCGGGGCTGCGGACGCCGGCCGAGGCGGGCATGCCCGCCAACGTGCGCGGGGAACTGCGCTACATCCCCGCCTGGGGCGACTTCACGCTGCGCCAGCCCAATTCGGACGGCTTCACGATCACCAAGCGGACGAAGCCCGGGCATGGCTGGATCGACGTCGATACCGCGGGGCGCGCGCCGGGGCTCGGCTATGTCGGATCCCCGAGCGGTGGCGTGGCGTTCGGGATGGGCGATTTCTGGCAGCGTCCGCCGGTCCGGCTCGATATCCGTGATGCGGCGAGCGAGACTGCGCGCTTCACGATCTGGTATCATGCGCCCGATGCGCCGGCGATGGACCTGCGCTTCTACCATGACGAGATGGGGATGACGGATTACGTCCGGCAGAACCAGGGACTCGACATCACCTATGAGGATTACGAGCCGGGCTGGGGCGACTCGCTCGGGATCGCGCGGACGACCGAGTTCCGGCTCTGGGCGCTCGACGCGACGCCCTCGCGCGACGCGCTGGTCGACATGGCGGTCCTGGTCGCGCATCCGCCGCGGCTGGTCGCGACGCCGCAGCGTATCCACGAGGCCGGGCTGTTCGGCATCTGGGCACCGGACCGGGCCGGTGGCGGCGCCGCGCGCGCGACGATCGAGACGCGCAGCACCCGCGAGCTCGACTTCTACGTCGGCCAGGTCGACCAGCGCCGCTGGTACGGGTTCTGGAACTATGGCGACGTCATGCACAGCTACGACAACGACCGTCATGTCTGGCGCTACGACATTGGCGGGTTCGCCTGGGACAATAGCGAACTCTCGACCGATCTGTGGCTGTGGTATGCCTATCTGCGCACCGGGCGCGGCGACCTGTTCCGTATGGCCGAGGCGATGACGCGGCATACCAGCGAGGTCGACGTCTATCATGTCGGGCGCTTCAAGGGGCTGGGGACGCGCCACGGCGTGCAGCATTGGGGCGACAGTTCGAAGCAGCAGCGCGTCTCGAACGCCGCGTTCAAGCGCTTCTATTACTACATGACCACCGACGAACGCTCGGGCGACTTGATGCGCGCGCTGGTCGACAGCGACTATGCGTTGCAGACCGTCAATATCGGCCGGAAGGTCAGCGCGCGCGACGAAGGCTCGCTGCCCCCCGGCGGCGCGTCCGCGGTGGCGACGACGACCGCGTTGCCCGCGGGGCAGGTGTTCGTGCAGTTCGGCACCGTCTGGGGATCGATGCTGGGTGCGTGGCTGACCGAATGGGAGCGCACGCGCGACACGCGCTGGCGCGACCGCATCGTCGCGGGGATGGAGTCGATCGCGGCGCTGCCCAAGCAATGGTTCACCGGCGGCGCGCCGTTCGACCTGAAGACCGGACGGTTCATGGGGCAAGCCGACCAGGTGAGCCTCAGCCACCTGAACGGTGTGTTCGGTGTGTTCGAGATCACCGCCGAGCTGCTGCAACTGCTCGACGTGCCCGCCTATCGCGAGGCGTGGCTGGACTATTGCGCCTTCTACAACGCGCCCGACGCCGCGTTCCGCGCGAAGACCGGGTCCGGCGGCAAGGGACGCGGCCTGCGCCAGGCGCATTCGCGCTTCACCGCCTATGCCGCGCGCGAGCGGAACGATCCGGCGCTGGCGCGGCGGGCCTGGGCGGAGTTCACCGGGACCGGCGACCGCGAGGGGCGCGACCAGTCGCGCGCGGCGCACCGTGTCGAGGGCGCTGCGGTGCTGAAACCCGTCGACGAGATCACCGAAGTCTCGACCAATGACGCGGCGCAATGGGGCGTGACCGCGACGGCGAACCTCGTGCTGCTCGCACAGGTTATGGACGGCGCGCCATGA
- a CDS encoding rhamnogalacturonan acetylesterase, producing the protein MPRFGLRLTVALLAVAAVAPSSAKAPATPPRIFIASDSTAQDYKPDKYPQSGWGTMLRCAVDPGIVIENRAIGGRSTKSFMAEGRLDAIARDIRAGDTLLIQFGHNDANMAKPERYTPIPDYESNLKRFIGVATAAGAHAVLLTPVTRRAFAGGHPTRSFPTYSDAAKRVAAETGTPIIDLAALSERWIEGVGPEDSARYYLHYKGAAGAPGYPNGVDDDTHFSELGARRIADIVATSLSELTLPIAAHVHGDRPALTRADPAGGPAC; encoded by the coding sequence ATGCCCAGATTCGGACTTCGCCTTACCGTCGCCCTGCTCGCCGTCGCCGCGGTCGCACCGTCGAGCGCGAAGGCGCCTGCCACGCCGCCGCGCATCTTCATCGCGAGCGATTCCACCGCGCAGGACTACAAGCCCGATAAATATCCGCAGTCGGGCTGGGGCACGATGCTGCGCTGCGCGGTCGATCCGGGCATCGTCATCGAGAACCGCGCGATCGGCGGGCGCAGCACCAAGAGCTTCATGGCCGAGGGGCGGCTCGACGCGATCGCGCGCGACATCCGTGCGGGCGACACGCTGCTGATCCAGTTCGGGCACAACGACGCCAATATGGCGAAGCCGGAACGCTATACCCCGATCCCGGACTATGAGAGCAATCTGAAGCGCTTCATCGGTGTCGCCACCGCCGCTGGCGCGCATGCGGTGCTGCTGACGCCCGTCACGCGCCGCGCCTTCGCCGGCGGTCATCCCACGCGCAGCTTCCCGACCTATTCGGACGCCGCCAAACGAGTCGCCGCGGAGACCGGTACGCCGATCATCGACCTCGCCGCGCTGTCCGAACGCTGGATCGAAGGGGTCGGCCCGGAGGACTCCGCGCGTTATTACCTGCACTACAAGGGCGCGGCCGGAGCCCCCGGCTATCCGAACGGGGTCGACGACGACACGCATTTCAGCGAACTCGGCGCCCGCCGGATCGCGGATATCGTCGCGACCTCGCTCAGCGAGCTGACGCTGCCGATCGCCGCGCACGTCCATGGTGACCGCCCCGCACTGACCCGCGCCGACCCTGCCGGCGGACCGGCCTGCTGA
- a CDS encoding DUF6250 domain-containing protein yields the protein MMRWMVLALLVSASAGDARNGSPQWRIEADKGSAKVSIQRGVIDVQSPDGVTLWYRQRLSGPVRIDYDVMAVSAGGANDAVSDVNAFWMARDPGTTTLRPRDGAFASYDGLETYYVGIGGNRNTTTRFRRYIGRAGDRPLRPQDDRQAPGDMLTPNVWMHVRLIADGSRIAVERDGKPLFALTDPAPYTSGLFGLRTTKSHLRIRNVTVTSLRL from the coding sequence ATGATGCGCTGGATGGTACTGGCGTTGCTTGTCAGTGCGAGCGCGGGCGATGCGCGCAACGGGTCGCCTCAGTGGCGGATCGAGGCCGACAAGGGCAGCGCGAAGGTGTCGATCCAGCGTGGCGTCATCGATGTCCAATCGCCCGACGGCGTCACGCTCTGGTACCGCCAGCGGCTGAGTGGCCCGGTCCGGATCGATTACGATGTGATGGCGGTATCGGCGGGCGGCGCGAACGACGCGGTCAGCGACGTCAACGCGTTCTGGATGGCGCGCGACCCGGGCACGACGACCTTGCGCCCCCGTGACGGCGCGTTCGCCAGCTATGACGGGCTCGAAACCTATTATGTCGGCATCGGCGGCAACCGGAACACGACGACGCGATTCCGGCGCTATATCGGGCGTGCCGGAGACCGACCGCTCCGGCCGCAGGACGACAGGCAAGCGCCGGGCGACATGCTGACGCCGAACGTCTGGATGCACGTGCGGCTGATCGCGGATGGTAGCCGGATCGCGGTCGAGCGCGACGGCAAGCCGCTGTTCGCGCTGACCGATCCCGCCCCCTATACGAGCGGCTTGTTCGGGCTGCGCACGACCAAGAGCCATTTGCGGATCCGCAACGTCACCGTCACGTCGCTGCGGCTCTGA
- a CDS encoding rhamnogalacturonan lyase, whose translation MKNGISRGLWLAGACAVLVPTLVAAAASAARVTERLDRGVVAVPAQGGGVLVSWRSLQADPKGARFDVYRDDRKISPAPVSDSTNFVDAKGDGTGRYSVRMAGARASLGTATVWKPGYLSISLTPPADGVTPSGERYSYNANDASVGDLDGDGRYEIILKWDPSNSHDNSQAGYTGNVFVDAYTLDGKRLWRIDLGRNIRAGAHYTQFQVADYDGDGRAEVAMKTADATVDGVGTIIGDAKADWRGREGEVPQRDRTGAKVLADGTKVAPLEGRIIKGPEFLTVFDGRTGRALATAAYDPPRSASLTPSYDEMDRVWGDGYGNRVDRFLAGTAYLDGRLPSMVFGRGYYARTVVAAWDYRGGKLTKRWTFDSSAPGNADYASRGNHQMSIADVDRDGRDEVIYGSMAIDDTGKGLWTQPLFHGDAMHVGDLDPSRPGLEKFGVHEEVKRNGGIGSALLDARTGEVLWTKPAETDTGRGLSADIDPRHLGEEMWGSNSPDLFDVHGKAIGPHPRQTNFAIWWDGDRLRELLDGTTISKWDWRTGTATTLLKGEGMASDNGTKANPTLQADLIGDWREEVVWRSADNRELRIYTTPFPTTHRYVTLTQDPVYRAGVAWQNTAYNQPPHTGFYLGEPMETEDVK comes from the coding sequence ATGAAGAACGGCATATCCAGGGGTTTGTGGCTCGCAGGGGCATGCGCGGTGCTCGTGCCGACCCTCGTCGCAGCGGCAGCTTCTGCCGCGCGCGTGACCGAGCGGCTGGATCGCGGCGTGGTCGCGGTCCCGGCGCAGGGAGGCGGCGTACTGGTCAGCTGGCGCTCGTTGCAGGCCGATCCCAAGGGCGCGCGGTTCGATGTCTACCGCGACGATCGCAAGATCTCGCCGGCGCCGGTGAGCGATTCGACCAACTTCGTCGATGCGAAGGGCGACGGCACTGGCCGCTATTCGGTGCGTATGGCGGGCGCGCGGGCGTCGCTCGGCACCGCGACGGTGTGGAAGCCCGGCTATCTCTCGATCTCGCTGACCCCGCCGGCGGACGGCGTGACACCGTCGGGCGAGCGCTACAGCTACAACGCCAACGACGCGAGCGTTGGCGACCTCGACGGTGACGGGCGCTACGAGATCATCCTGAAATGGGATCCGAGCAACAGCCACGACAACAGCCAGGCCGGCTATACCGGCAACGTCTTCGTCGATGCCTACACGCTCGACGGCAAGCGGCTGTGGCGGATCGATCTCGGTCGCAACATTCGCGCGGGTGCGCACTACACGCAGTTCCAGGTCGCGGACTATGACGGCGACGGGCGCGCCGAAGTCGCGATGAAGACCGCCGACGCCACCGTCGACGGCGTCGGCACGATCATCGGCGACGCGAAGGCCGACTGGCGCGGGCGTGAGGGCGAGGTTCCGCAGCGCGACCGCACCGGCGCGAAGGTGCTGGCGGACGGCACCAAGGTCGCGCCGCTCGAAGGGCGGATCATCAAGGGGCCCGAGTTCCTGACCGTGTTCGACGGCCGCACCGGCCGCGCGCTGGCGACCGCGGCCTATGATCCGCCGCGTTCGGCCAGCCTGACCCCGAGCTATGACGAGATGGACCGCGTCTGGGGCGACGGCTACGGCAACCGCGTCGACCGGTTCCTCGCCGGCACCGCCTATCTCGACGGGCGGCTGCCGAGCATGGTGTTCGGGCGCGGCTATTATGCGCGCACTGTCGTCGCCGCCTGGGACTATCGCGGCGGCAAGCTGACCAAGCGCTGGACCTTCGACAGTTCGGCGCCGGGCAATGCCGACTATGCAAGCCGCGGCAACCACCAGATGAGCATCGCCGACGTCGACCGCGACGGCCGCGACGAGGTGATCTACGGGTCGATGGCGATCGACGACACCGGCAAGGGGCTGTGGACGCAGCCGCTGTTCCACGGTGATGCGATGCATGTCGGCGATCTCGATCCTTCTCGCCCGGGGCTCGAGAAGTTCGGCGTCCACGAGGAGGTCAAGCGCAACGGCGGGATCGGATCGGCGCTGCTCGACGCGCGGACCGGCGAGGTGCTGTGGACAAAGCCGGCCGAGACCGACACCGGCCGCGGGCTGTCCGCGGACATCGACCCGCGCCATCTCGGCGAGGAGATGTGGGGATCGAACTCGCCCGACCTGTTCGACGTCCACGGCAAGGCGATCGGCCCGCATCCGCGCCAGACCAACTTCGCGATCTGGTGGGATGGCGACCGGCTGCGCGAACTGCTCGACGGCACGACGATCAGCAAATGGGACTGGCGGACCGGCACCGCGACGACGCTGCTGAAGGGCGAGGGCATGGCGTCGGACAACGGCACCAAGGCGAACCCGACGCTGCAGGCCGACCTGATCGGCGACTGGCGCGAGGAGGTGGTGTGGCGCAGCGCGGACAATCGCGAACTGCGGATCTACACGACGCCGTTCCCGACCACGCATCGCTACGTCACGCTGACGCAGGATCCGGTCTATCGTGCGGGCGTCGCGTGGCAGAACACCGCGTACAACCAGCCGCCGCATACGGGGTTCTATCTGGGTGAGCCGATGGAGACCGAGGACGTAAAGTAA
- a CDS encoding alpha/beta hydrolase, with the protein MPDTMIDRRTLIVASLAAPLATTLASPAGAAPAPSRFPIWPGVAPGMPTPPVVDAFVKRSPTGAPDDIAWPHVATPMLTVSPAAAPTGGAVLLIPGGGYSRVAVGREPGSVARWFASQGITAFELLYRLPHDHWAAGPDTALQDAQRAMRVIRARAATWGIDPASVATIGFSAGGHVTARLASRASLGTYAPVDAADRLSARPVVAGLMFPVITMTGPLAHAQSKRELLGPNPDEATALRYSAERDLPADMPPTLLGHAADDATVKAANSIRMFEALQAAAIPSELYIIEKGGHGAPLLKPDGSANLWLERYLLFAGRHGLKVRA; encoded by the coding sequence ATGCCAGATACGATGATCGACCGCCGCACCCTCATCGTAGCGTCCCTAGCCGCCCCGCTCGCGACGACGCTCGCGAGCCCCGCCGGCGCGGCGCCCGCGCCGTCGCGCTTTCCGATCTGGCCGGGTGTCGCGCCGGGGATGCCGACGCCGCCCGTCGTCGATGCCTTCGTCAAGCGATCGCCGACCGGCGCGCCCGACGACATCGCTTGGCCGCACGTCGCGACGCCGATGCTGACGGTGTCGCCGGCGGCGGCACCGACCGGTGGCGCGGTGCTGCTGATTCCGGGCGGCGGCTATTCGCGCGTCGCGGTCGGCCGCGAGCCGGGGTCGGTCGCGCGCTGGTTCGCCAGCCAGGGCATCACCGCGTTCGAGCTGCTCTATCGCCTGCCGCACGATCACTGGGCGGCCGGACCCGATACCGCGCTGCAGGATGCGCAGCGCGCGATGCGCGTCATCCGCGCGCGCGCCGCGACCTGGGGGATCGACCCCGCCTCGGTCGCGACGATCGGCTTTTCGGCGGGCGGCCACGTCACCGCACGGCTCGCGTCGCGCGCGTCGCTCGGGACCTATGCGCCGGTCGACGCCGCCGACCGGCTGTCGGCGCGGCCGGTCGTGGCAGGTCTCATGTTCCCGGTGATCACGATGACGGGGCCGCTGGCGCACGCGCAGTCGAAGCGCGAATTGCTCGGCCCCAACCCCGACGAGGCGACCGCGCTGCGCTATTCGGCGGAACGCGACCTGCCCGCCGACATGCCGCCGACCCTGCTCGGCCACGCCGCCGACGACGCCACCGTCAAGGCCGCCAACAGCATCCGCATGTTCGAGGCGCTGCAGGCGGCCGCGATCCCGTCGGAACTCTATATCATCGAGAAGGGCGGCCACGGCGCACCGCTGCTCAAGCCCGACGGGTCGGCGAACCTCTGGCTGGAGCGCTACCTGCTCTTTGCCGGACGGCATGGGTTGAAGGTCCGCGCCTGA
- a CDS encoding TonB-dependent receptor gives MTDAQNFTASRSTSRRITRAVCGTTSSMAIVLACGIAGMASAQTAAPTTTQTPAATPTVTPQTQPQPETAPAQADAAASPSSAATVEPDPADIIVVGTRASLQSAIARKRNAGTVVDSIVADDIASFPDKNVGDSLARVTGVQLSRDFGEGTQVSIRGVEPDLNRIEINGVTQASAEGNRAGDFRELATELVKSIDVYKGYSADLTEGGLGGTVSIETRRPLELKDPLASLVVSAQHLETRDNWRPRITALVGTPHFLIDGLGVLANVTYENKQLRQDYISNTNWRRIADFDRSNEKTVANADYANFNTYASCAGVGGANASAATARRLACETQFFDWVPTVPRLRQRRIDDQRVSADFQVQYEFAHNFRAFGEAVLNNRKQQLNDVNYSLDLSRFERFNYDAALPAGLNGGTSRPQIAAGTSTSENHVVTSVQTALNSVNVGTAAAPNWNGASNILSVQRRDFSDDQRTRYYLTGFDWDVGDLKLKGLASHSTGRTIRDTNLISYSTGISGVTVDRRNDLGVPVFVFPENFDPASTSAYVRPGGVNAAGRQAGPTVQYRPEDKNNSEDQLKLDADWETHLPFLTSIEYGGQFRWQKYENYNGGGTRLLTPAVSANPSTGAAAVPAVYQTSANVSYTTVVTDTPPAVRSPNTYYMSQAQYAQFIASNSGVLPGAPLFTNLQGAPAGLPSQLSIPNFNAANLGTIYDLSGFDQDLVRSADGQSQIPAVFIKEKVAAAYLKGNFEQELLGMRLTGNAGLRYIKTVDEGRGTNISRQTRIRPGTGVPGIPAVIETVVLGANALSLSNSYTDWLPAFNAALEITPNLTFRANWAKNLARPKPTDLVPNINCLDDTTVDITGLQDACTSGNPDLVPYRADQWEVNLGWFPNRDTAVSIGYFKKYESSFIISNVTRPDVNLFQDGTLFTVRQPVNGFGALLDGIEASAQTALTFLPAPFDGFGASGNVTYARAIRTNLTNVATGEPLNDYPGLSKWTANASLYYDKDWLNIRVNYNYRSNWLVTVADVNFDNSPIYRRAEGYIDAKVTFRFPEQHTQLFMEMQNINKESSKSYIDKARPVEYYYAGQRFFAGFQLKF, from the coding sequence ATGACCGACGCTCAGAATTTCACCGCATCCCGTTCCACGTCGCGCCGCATCACGCGCGCGGTATGCGGAACGACGTCGTCGATGGCGATCGTCCTGGCCTGTGGCATTGCCGGCATGGCGAGCGCGCAGACCGCCGCCCCGACCACGACCCAGACGCCAGCGGCGACGCCGACGGTGACCCCGCAGACCCAGCCGCAGCCCGAAACCGCCCCCGCGCAGGCCGACGCCGCCGCGTCGCCGTCGTCGGCCGCAACGGTCGAGCCCGACCCCGCCGACATCATCGTCGTCGGCACGCGCGCCTCGCTGCAGTCGGCGATCGCGCGCAAGCGCAACGCCGGCACCGTGGTCGACTCGATCGTCGCCGACGATATCGCCAGCTTCCCCGACAAGAATGTCGGCGATTCGCTCGCCCGCGTCACCGGCGTCCAGCTGAGCCGCGACTTCGGCGAGGGCACGCAGGTCTCGATCCGCGGCGTCGAGCCCGACCTCAACCGCATCGAGATCAACGGCGTCACCCAGGCGAGCGCCGAAGGGAACCGCGCCGGCGACTTCCGCGAGCTCGCGACCGAGCTCGTCAAGTCGATCGACGTCTACAAGGGCTATTCGGCCGACCTGACCGAAGGCGGCCTCGGCGGCACCGTCAGCATCGAGACGCGGCGTCCGCTCGAGCTGAAGGATCCGCTCGCCAGCCTGGTCGTCTCCGCGCAGCATCTCGAAACGCGCGACAACTGGCGCCCGCGCATCACCGCACTCGTCGGTACGCCGCATTTCCTGATCGATGGTCTCGGCGTGCTGGCCAACGTCACCTACGAGAACAAGCAGCTCCGCCAGGACTATATCAGCAACACCAACTGGCGACGGATCGCCGATTTCGACCGGTCGAACGAGAAGACCGTCGCCAACGCCGACTATGCCAATTTCAACACCTATGCGAGCTGCGCCGGTGTCGGCGGTGCCAACGCGTCGGCCGCGACCGCGCGTCGCCTCGCCTGCGAGACGCAGTTCTTCGACTGGGTGCCTACCGTGCCCCGCCTGCGCCAGCGTCGCATCGACGACCAGCGCGTCTCGGCCGACTTCCAGGTCCAGTATGAGTTCGCGCACAATTTCCGCGCGTTCGGCGAGGCCGTGCTCAACAACCGCAAGCAGCAGTTGAACGACGTCAACTACTCGCTCGACCTGTCGCGGTTCGAACGCTTCAACTACGACGCCGCGCTGCCCGCTGGCCTGAACGGTGGCACCTCGCGGCCGCAGATCGCCGCCGGTACGTCGACCAGCGAGAACCATGTCGTCACCAGCGTGCAGACCGCGCTCAACTCGGTCAATGTCGGCACCGCCGCCGCCCCGAACTGGAACGGCGCCAGCAACATCCTCAGCGTCCAGCGCCGCGACTTCTCCGATGACCAGCGGACCCGCTACTATTTGACCGGCTTCGACTGGGACGTCGGTGATCTCAAGCTGAAGGGCCTTGCGTCGCACTCGACCGGCCGGACGATCCGCGACACCAACCTGATCTCCTATTCGACCGGCATCAGCGGCGTGACGGTTGATCGCCGCAACGATCTGGGCGTGCCCGTCTTCGTATTCCCCGAGAATTTCGATCCCGCCTCGACCTCGGCCTATGTCCGCCCGGGCGGCGTGAACGCCGCGGGCCGCCAGGCTGGGCCGACGGTGCAGTATCGCCCCGAGGACAAGAACAACAGCGAAGACCAGCTGAAGCTCGACGCCGACTGGGAGACGCACCTGCCGTTCCTGACGAGCATCGAATATGGCGGCCAGTTCCGCTGGCAGAAATACGAAAACTATAACGGCGGCGGCACGCGCCTGTTGACGCCAGCGGTCTCGGCGAACCCGTCGACTGGCGCGGCGGCCGTTCCGGCGGTGTATCAGACCAGCGCGAACGTATCGTACACGACGGTCGTGACCGACACGCCACCCGCGGTGCGGTCGCCCAACACCTATTACATGAGCCAAGCGCAGTACGCGCAGTTCATCGCGAGCAACAGCGGTGTCCTGCCGGGCGCACCGCTGTTCACCAACCTGCAGGGCGCACCCGCCGGCTTGCCGTCGCAGCTGTCGATCCCGAACTTCAACGCTGCCAATCTCGGGACGATCTACGACCTGTCCGGGTTCGACCAGGACCTAGTCCGTAGCGCCGACGGCCAGTCGCAGATTCCCGCGGTGTTCATCAAGGAAAAGGTCGCCGCCGCGTATCTGAAGGGCAATTTCGAACAGGAACTGCTCGGGATGCGGCTCACCGGCAATGCCGGCCTGCGCTACATCAAGACGGTCGACGAGGGACGCGGCACCAATATCAGCCGCCAGACCCGGATCCGTCCGGGCACCGGCGTACCCGGGATTCCGGCGGTCATCGAAACCGTCGTCCTCGGTGCCAACGCCCTGTCGCTGAGCAACAGCTACACCGACTGGTTGCCGGCGTTCAACGCGGCGCTGGAGATCACGCCCAACCTGACGTTCCGCGCCAACTGGGCAAAGAACCTCGCACGTCCCAAGCCGACCGATCTGGTGCCGAACATCAACTGCCTCGACGATACGACGGTCGACATCACCGGTCTCCAGGATGCGTGCACCTCGGGCAACCCCGACCTCGTGCCGTACCGTGCCGATCAGTGGGAGGTGAACCTGGGCTGGTTCCCCAATCGCGATACCGCGGTCAGCATCGGCTATTTCAAGAAGTATGAGTCGAGCTTCATCATCTCGAACGTGACGCGGCCAGACGTGAACCTGTTCCAGGACGGCACGCTGTTCACGGTGCGTCAGCCGGTCAATGGCTTCGGCGCGCTGCTCGACGGCATCGAGGCGAGCGCACAGACCGCGCTCACCTTCCTGCCCGCGCCGTTCGACGGTTTCGGCGCCAGCGGCAACGTCACCTATGCACGCGCGATCCGGACCAACCTGACCAACGTCGCGACCGGCGAGCCGCTCAACGACTATCCCGGCCTGTCGAAGTGGACCGCGAACGCCAGCCTCTATTATGACAAGGACTGGCTGAACATCCGCGTGAACTACAACTACCGGTCGAACTGGCTGGTCACGGTTGCAGACGTCAACTTCGACAACAGCCCGATCTACCGCCGCGCCGAAGGCTATATCGACGCCAAGGTGACGTTCCGCTTCCCCGAGCAGCATACCCAGCTGTTCATGGAAATGCAGAACATCAACAAGGAGTCGTCGAAGAGCTACATCGACAAGGCGCGCCCCGTCGAATATTACTATGCCGGCCAGCGTTTCTTCGCGGGCTTCCAGCTCAAGTTCTAA